A region of Tigriopus californicus strain San Diego chromosome 7, Tcal_SD_v2.1, whole genome shotgun sequence DNA encodes the following proteins:
- the LOC131882958 gene encoding E3 ubiquitin-protein ligase FANCL-like, translating into MSGLINSINLLLEHCPSKEQENNPEKGRLLKRKQIVLQHLRDVPLDQVQELASDFSHITFRHPQGYQLELKLSLNYPEVPPTCSSEDLPQALDLSHWTPLSSLRDVYELFLEQMEISGPVLAQLNQFDGQTWVLEKSHFSRRVVISPLVSVQITLDPLDPNCLEEVPNLRFLGPDSKVQEFLQRVSEREHLFDPERNILINLEKILDLEFPHPEEIEKEDFKIECCICFSHHLGSALPDLRCPFPKCYRAFHVECLYEWLRGTCENKSMHNFIHGSCPYCQNSVTCPCPKDKS; encoded by the coding sequence ATGAGTGGCCTTATAAATTCTATAAACCTCTTACTAGAGCATTGTCCGAgtaaagaacaagaaaataaTCCCGAAAAGGGTAGATTATTAAAGAGGAAGCAAATCGTTCTGCAACATCTACGCGATGTTCCATTGGATCAAGTACAAGAACTAGCTTCTGATTTTTCACACATCACATTTCGTCATCCGCAAGGGTATCAACTGGAATTAAAGCTCAGTCTCAACTATCCGGAGGTTCCTCCTACTTGCTCCTCCGAAGATTTACCCCAAGCCCTGGATTTGAGTCATTGGACACCGTTGTCCAGTTTAAGAGACGTTTACGAACTGTTCCTGGAACAAATGGAGATCTCTGGGCCCGTCTTGGCACAGCTCAACCAATTTGACGGACAAACTTGGGTTTTAGAAAAGTCTCATTTTTCTCGGCGAGTCGTCATTTCCCCTTTGGTTTCCGTTCAGATCACGCTGGACCCACTGGATCCAAATTGTCTGGAGGAAGTACCCAATCTCCGTTTTTTGGGTCCGGATAGCAAAGTTCAAGAATTCTTGCAACGCGTCTCAGAGCGTGAACATCTGTTCGATCCTGAGCGGAATATTTTAATCAATTTGGAGAAGATCCTAGATTTAGAATTCCCGCATCCAGAAGAGATCGAGAAAGAGGATTTCAAGATTGAATGTTGCATTTGCTTCTCTCATCATCTGGGATCGGCTCTGCCAGACTTGCGATGCCCGTTTCCCAAATGCTATCGAGCCTTTCACGTGGAGTGTCTGTATGAATGGTTGAGGGGCACGTGTGAAAATAAAAgcatgcacaatttcattcatGGCTCTTGCCCTTATTGTCAGAATTCTGTCACTTGCCCGTGTCCCAAGGACAAATCATAA
- the LOC131882956 gene encoding pyridine nucleotide-disulfide oxidoreductase domain-containing protein 1-like, giving the protein MESYTFVVVGGGIAGVSCVEMLCHLRPDNRVLLITASQLVKAVANVSQLTQILCSFDVEEQNYGEFSGKFPNLTVVQDTVLDILPESHQIRTDKGLTFHYEKLCLCHGARPRLLSDNEFVLGIRDTESVQVFQNKLKEASRVVIVGNGGIATELVHELKGVDVIWVIKDETISATFVDPGAGQFFLDSLQEGQTGGAPEVCKRMKYSSRDLAPNSSTCKGSALGPDWHRNIQTLGAKVESTARNVMVEFKSEVKRVLTRTEFQGCGLKESDKWQSARDWSVYIELDNGTVLGSDFVVSATGVTPNGDLISGHLFEQTPDLGIKVDDNFRTNVLDVFAAGDVCTTTWTNAPHWFQMRLWTQARQMGLHVGQCMNASLENRLQTLDFSFEMFTHVTKFFGYKVVLLGLFNGQTLNNEYEILLRITKGQEYVKTILKDGRMHGAILIGETDLEETFENLILNQMDLSSYGEDLLDPSVDIEDYFD; this is encoded by the exons ATGGAGAGCTATACCTTCGTTGTAGTGGGTGGGGGTATTGCCGGCGTATCTTGTGTGGAAATGCTGTGCCATTTGCGACCCGATAATCGGGTGCTTTTGATTACCGCCTCCCAACTCGTTAAGGCTGTGGCCAATGTCAGTCAGCTCACTCAAATTCTCTGCTCGTTCGATGTCGAGGAGCAAAACTATGGAGAATTTTCGGgtaaatttccaaatttgacaGTGGTCCAAGACACGGTTTTGGATATCCTCCCCGAGAGTCATCAAATTCGCACCGACAAGGGGCTCACTTTTCATTACGAGAAGCTGTGCTTGTGTCATGGAGCCAGGCCAAGGTTATTGTCAG ACAATGAGTTTGTCTTGGGTATCAGAGACACGGAGTCCGTTCAAGTATTCCAAAACAAGCTCAAAGAGGCCTCCAGAGTGGTGATTGTCG GCAACGGTGGGATTGCGACGGAACTGGTTCACGAACTTAAAGGTGTGGATGTAATCTGGGTGATCAAGGATGAGACCATCTCGGCCACATTTGTGGATCCTGGAGCTGGTCAGTTCTTCTTGGATAGTCTTCAAGAAGGTCAAACTGGTGGCGCGCCCGAAGTCTGCAAGCGCATGAAGTATTCATCTCGAGATTTGGCGCCAAATTCTAGCACTTGTAAAGGCAGCGCGTTGGGTCCTGACTGGCATCGCAACATTCAAACTTTGGGCGCCAAAGTTGAATCCACAGCGAGGAATGTGATGGTGGAATTCAAAAGTGAAGTGAAAAGAGTCCTAACCCGCACAGAATTCCAAGGGTGCGGGCTGAAGGAGAGTGATAAATGGCAATCAGCTCGTGATTGGAGCGTTTACATCGAACTTGACAATGGAACTGTCTTGGGAAGTGACTTCGTGGTATCAGCCACAGGGGTAACACCTAATGGTGATCTAATAAGTGGCCATCTCTTTGAACAGACACCAGATTTGGGAATCAAGGTTGATGATAACTTTCGAACTAATGTGCTTGACGTTTTCGCAGCAGGAGACGTGTGCACCACGACTTGGACCAATGCACCACATTGGTTTCAGATGAGATTGTGGACCCAAGCCAGGCAGATGGGCTTGCACGTGGGACAATGCATGAATGCCTCGTTGGAAAATCGTCTTCAAACGTTGGACTTCAGTTTCGAAATGTTCACACACGTAACCAAATTCTTTGGATACAAGGTGgttcttcttggtctcttcAACGGTCAGACACTGAATAATGAATACGAGATTCTCCTGAGGATCACCAAAGGTCAGGAATATGTCAAGACCATCTTGAAAGACGGGCGAATGCATGGCGCCATTCTGATCGGGGAAACAGATCTGGAGGAGACCTTTGAGAATTTAATCTTGAATCAAATGGATTTATCGTCTTATGGCGAAGACCTTCTCGATCCAAGCGTTGACATTGAAGACTACTTCGATTGA
- the LOC131882957 gene encoding RCC1-like G exchanging factor-like protein: MLQTRFTKALCTRSMSIFRSRAEEEKLKRAKAKRRQPLYSVDPDDEKNLPIYEYGSATPTNRVYTWGMACYGALGVPNYVRKRLNNTRKSSDVMHYPNRCPLAEKRITTSIGCGHGFTVFGIKDPVHHLLGTGINTDGQIGYHAPRKDHPLEILIAPVPTTLAIPKGHNVKSIGCGRAHTIVLSSDNQVFSIGNNAYGQCGRPVLPNEDYFRNRVIHTVKGPWESADEDETIVDVVCGQDHTFFLSTRGQLFSCGWGADGQLGGGDYASQHTPTLIHGDLKGENVVKVASSADCVLALTDQGEVFGWGNSEYGQLASVTDEQQINTPHKLNTRGLGRIKDIAAGGTICLILNGK, encoded by the exons ATGCTTCAAACCAGGTTCACCAAGGCGCTATGCACCCGATCCATGTCCATATTTCGATCTCGAGCagaagaagagaaattgaAGCGAGCTAAAGCCAAGAGGCGCCAACCTTTATACTCCGTGGATCCCGATGACGAGAAGAATCTTCCTA TTTACGAGTACGGGTCTGCCACGCCTACCAATCGCGTTTACACTTGGGGCATGGCGTGTTATGGTGCGCTTGGAGTGCCAAACTACGTTAGAAAGCGCTTGAACAACACCCGAAAAAGCTCTGATGTGATGCATTATCCAAATCGGTGTCCGTTGGCTGAGAAACGAATAACCACAAGCATCGGGTGTGGACACGGATTCACTGTATTTGGCATCAAAGACCCCGTCCATCATCTATTGGGTACTGGTATCAACACGGATGGTCAAATTG GTTATCACGCACCAAGAAAGGATCATCCATTGGAGATATTGATCGCCCCCGTTCCCACAACCTTGGCTATTCCCAAGGGCCACAACGTCAAGAGTATCGGATGTGGGCGTGCTCACACTATAGTGCTTTCGTCAGACAATCAAGTGTTTTCAATCGGTAACAATGCCTATGGTCAGTGTGGCCGACCTGTTCTTCCGAACGAAGACTATTTCCGTAATCGAGTGATCCACACTGTGAAAGGACCTTGGGAATCGGCGGATGAAGATGAAACCATTGTAGACGTTGTTTGTGGCCAAGACCACAC ATTTTTCTTGAGCACCCGCGGCCAATTGTTTTCTTGTGGTTGGGGCGCTGACGGACAGTTGGGTGGTGGCGATTACGCCTCACAACACACACCTACGCTCATCCATGGAGATTTGAAAGGAGAAAATGTGGTGAAAGTGGCTTCTTCGGCTGACTGTGTGCTGGCTTTAACGG ATCAAGGCGAGGTGTTTGGTTGGGGAAATTCGGAGTACGGCCAATTGGCATCTGTTACCGATGAGCAACAGATCAACACCCCTCACAAGCTCAATACTCGAGGTCTAGGACGAATCAAGGACATTGCTGCGGGCGGCACAATCTGCCTCATATTGAATGGTAAGTAG
- the LOC131883059 gene encoding pyridine nucleotide-disulfide oxidoreductase domain-containing protein 1-like (The sequence of the model RefSeq protein was modified relative to this genomic sequence to represent the inferred CDS: added 102 bases not found in genome assembly) has protein sequence MESYTFVVVGGGIAGVSCVEMLCHLRPDSRVLMITASQLVKAVANVSQLTQILCSFDVEEQNYGEFSGKFPNLTVVQDTVLDILPESHQIRTDKGLTFHYEKLCLCHGARPRLLSDNEFVLGIRDTESVQVFQNKLKEASRVVIVGNGGIATELVHELKGVDVIWVIKDETISATFVDPGAGQFFLDSLQEGQTGGAPEVCKRMKYSSRDLAPNSSTCKGSALGPDWHRNIQTLGAKVESTARNVMVEFKSEVKRVLTRTEFQGCGLKESDKWQSARDWSVYIELDNGTVLGSDFVVSATGVTPNGDLISGHLFEQTPDLGIKVDDNFRTNVLDVFAAGDVCTTTWTNAPHWFQMRLWTQARQMGLHVGQCMNASLENRLQTLDFSFEMFTHVTKFFGYKVVLLGLFNGQTLNNEYEILLRITKGQEYVKTILKDGRMHGAILIGETDLEETFENLILNQMDLSSYGEDLLDPSVDIEDYFD, from the exons ACCGCCTCCCAACTCGTTAAGGCTGTGGCCAATGTCAGTCAGCTCACTCAAATTCTCTGCTCGTTCGATGTCGAGGAGCAAAACTATGGAGAATTTTCGGgtaaatttccaaatttgacaGTGGTCCAAGACACGGTTTTGGATATCCTCCCCGAGAGTCATCAAATTCGCACCGACAAGGGGCTCACTTTTCATTACGAGAAGCTGTGCTTGTGTCATGGAGCCAGGCCAAGGTTATTGTCAG ACAATGAGTTTGTCTTGGGTATCAGAGACACGGAGTCCGTTCAAGTATTCCAAAACAAGCTCAAAGAGGCCTCCAGAGTGGTGATTGTCG GCAACGGTGGGATTGCGACGGAACTGGTTCACGAACTTAAAGGTGTGGATGTAATCTGGGTGATCAAGGATGAGACCATCTCGGCCACATTTGTGGATCCTGGAGCTGGTCAGTTCTTCTTGGATAGTCTTCAAGAAGGTCAAACTGGTGGCGCGCCCGAAGTCTGCAAGCGCATGAAGTATTCATCTCGAGATTTGGCGCCAAATTCTAGCACTTGTAAAGGCAGCGCGTTGGGTCCTGACTGGCATCGCAACATTCAAACTTTGGGCGCCAAAGTTGAATCCACAGCGAGGAATGTGATGGTGGAATTCAAAAGTGAAGTGAAAAGAGTCCTAACCCGCACAGAATTCCAAGGGTGCGGGCTGAAGGAGAGTGATAAATGGCAATCAGCTCGTGATTGGAGCGTTTACATCGAACTTGACAATGGAACTGTCTTGGGAAGTGACTTCGTGGTATCAGCCACAGGGGTAACACCTAATGGTGATCTAATAAGTGGCCATCTCTTTGAACAGACACCAGATTTGGGAATCAAGGTTGATGATAACTTTCGAACTAATGTGCTTGACGTTTTCGCAGCAGGAGACGTGTGCACCACGACTTGGACCAATGCACCACATTGGTTTCAGATGAGATTGTGGACCCAAGCCAGGCAGATGGGCTTGCACGTGGGACAATGCATGAATGCCTCGTTGGAAAATCGTCTTCAAACGTTGGACTTCAGTTTCGAAATGTTCACACACGTAACCAAATTCTTTGGATACAAGGTGgttcttcttggtctcttcAACGGTCAGACACTGAATAATGAATACGAGATTCTCCTGAGGATCACCAAAGGTCAGGAATATGTCAAGACCATCTTGAAAGACGGGCGAATGCATGGCGCCATTCTGATCGGGGAAACAGATCTGGAGGAGACCTTTGAGAATTTAATCTTGAATCAAATGGATTTATCGTCTTATGGCGAAGACCTTCTCGATCCAAGCGTTGACATTGAAGACTACTTCGATTGA
- the LOC131883060 gene encoding RCC1-like G exchanging factor-like protein: MLQTRFTKALCTRSMSIFRSRAEEEKLKRAKAKRRQPLYSVDPDDEKNLPIYEYGSATPTNRVYTWGMACYGALGVPNYVRKRLNNTRKSSDVMHYPNRCPLAEKRITTSIGCGHGFTVFGIKDPVHHLLGTGINTDGQIGYHAPRKDHPLEILIAPVPTTLAIPKGHNVKSIGCGRAHTIVLSSDNQVFSIGNNAYGQCGRPVLPNEDYFRNRVIHTVKGPWESADEDETIVDVVCGQDHTFFLSTRGQLFSCGWGADGQLGGGDYASQHTPTLIHGDLKGENVVKVASSADCVLALTDQGEVFGWGNSEYGQLASVTDEQQINTPHKLNTRGLGRIKDIAAGGTICLILNDQHDVFVWGYGILGKGPNLEYSKKPELIPPTLFGYNEFNTQVHASSIHAGVHTQGTINSSGELFTWGKNKGSCLGLGHKHDQFFPFKVSMPGAVTKVSFGIDHMAALCKPWA; the protein is encoded by the exons ATGCTTCAAACCAGGTTCACCAAGGCGCTATGCACCCGATCCATGTCCATATTTCGATCTCGAGCagaagaagagaaattgaAGCGAGCTAAAGCCAAGAGGCGCCAACCTTTATACTCCGTGGATCCCGATGACGAGAAGAATCTTCCTA TTTACGAGTACGGGTCTGCCACGCCTACCAATCGCGTTTACACTTGGGGCATGGCGTGTTATGGTGCGCTTGGAGTGCCAAACTACGTTAGAAAGCGCTTGAACAACACCCGAAAAAGCTCTGATGTGATGCATTATCCAAATCGGTGTCCGTTGGCTGAGAAACGAATAACCACAAGCATCGGGTGTGGACACGGATTCACTGTATTTGGCATCAAAGACCCCGTCCATCATCTATTGGGTACTGGTATCAACACGGATGGTCAAATTG GTTATCACGCACCAAGAAAGGATCATCCATTGGAGATATTGATCGCCCCCGTTCCCACAACCTTGGCTATTCCCAAGGGCCACAACGTCAAGAGTATCGGATGTGGGCGTGCTCACACTATAGTGCTTTCGTCAGACAATCAAGTGTTTTCAATCGGTAACAATGCCTATGGTCAGTGTGGCCGACCTGTTCTTCCGAACGAAGACTATTTCCGTAATCGAGTGATCCACACTGTGAAAGGACCTTGGGAATCGGCGGATGAAGATGAAACCATTGTAGACGTTGTTTGTGGCCAAGACCACAC ATTTTTCTTGAGCACCCGCGGCCAATTGTTTTCTTGTGGTTGGGGCGCTGACGGACAGTTGGGTGGTGGCGATTACGCCTCACAACACACACCTACGCTCATCCATGGAGATTTGAAAGGAGAAAATGTGGTGAAAGTGGCTTCTTCGGCTGACTGTGTGCTGGCTTTAACGG ATCAAGGCGAGGTGTTTGGTTGGGGAAATTCGGAGTACGGCCAATTGGCATCTGTTACCGATGAGCAACAGATCAACACCCCTCACAAGCTCAATACTCGAGGTCTAGGACGAATCAAGGACATTGCTGCGGGCGGCACAATCTGCCTCATATTGAATG ATCAACATGACGTGTTCGTGTGGGGTTACGGGATCCTAGGAAAAGGGCCCAATTTGGAGTACTCCAAGAAACCTGAACTCATTCCGCCCACGCTCTTCGGCTACAACGAGTTCAACACTCAGGTCCACGCCTCCAGTATTCACGCCGGGGTTCACACCCAAGGTACCATCAACTCCAGTGGTGAACTCTTCACTTGGGGCAAAAACAAAGGTTCGTGTTTAGGCCTTGGTCATAAACACGACCAATTCTTTCCCTTCAAGGTTAGCATGCCTGGGGCAGTGACGAAGGTCAGTTTTGGCATTGACCATATGGCTGCTTTGTGCAAGCCTTGGGCTTGA
- the LOC131883061 gene encoding mRNA decay activator protein ZFP36L3-like has translation MAMKAPSWLSKLITDLIDEEDLNVSPLAAYAAETGKTPRTPNLNIGLYQRQQFERISRELPNHSFFEDDQPLSFGPMTHRNMSTNSSSKSTSFETLPQHEGLFFHPIDESQQRPMNKINSSPTFSYQTPPTGSSFSQTNLENSSKFRSDTPDYPSSSDLIDERTLGGRAFSDMSTKSSTPSSLTSSISSSPVQMLTNHNQKSPRNNTSSRARNSSPDSRQSQSYHHISHGNKKTILCKYYMKGNCVHGVKCAFAHGEKELLVTPQDKENQRHSKVKTKPCKNLHETGYCQFGTKCLFLHSPSEVTRTKSPNQSQNVEKLYKTEPCRHFFKTGVCMFGDKCMFAHGQSERRDKLPVVGAASLKD, from the exons ATGAAGGCACCTTCCTGGTTGTCCAAACTTATCACAGATCTCATCGATGAGGAAGATCTAAATGTCTCGCCTCTGGCCGCATATGCGGCAGAAACGGGAAAAACCCCGCGAACACCTAATCTCAACATTGGCCTCTACCAACGACAACAGTTTGAACGAATTAGCCGAGAGCTACCCAATCACAGCTTTTTCGAGGATGATCAACCTCTGTCCTTTGGGCCCATGACCCACAGAAACATGAGCACGAACTCCTCCAGTAAGAGCACAAGCTTTGAGACCCTGCCTCAACATGAGGGCCTCTTCTTTCATCCCATCGACGAGAGCCAGCAGAGACCCATGAATAAGATCAATTCGTCGCCCACGTTCTCTTACCAAACGCCTCCAACGGGCAGCAGTTTCAGTCAAACAAACTTGGAGAACTCGTCCAAGTTTCGATCGGATACGCCGGACTATCCGTCAAGTTCAGACCTGATCGACGAGCGCACCTTGGGAGGTAGAGCATTCTCAGACATGTCCACCAAGTCCTCAACCCCCAGCTCTTTGACGAGTTCGATTTCCTCATCGCCCGTGCAGATGCTGACCAACCACAATCAGAAATCGCCTCGAAACAACACCTCATCTCGAGCCAGAAATTCGTCTCCGGACAGCAGACAAAGTCAAAGCTACCACCACATTTCGCATGGTAATAAGAAGACCATTCTCTGCAAGTACTACATGAAAGGCAATTGTGTCCATGGCGTCAAGTGTGCCTTTGCCCATGGGGAGAAGGAGCTCTTGGTCACTCCACAGGACAAGGAAAACCAGAGGCATTCCAAGGTCAAAACCAAGCCCTGCAAGAACCTTCATG AAACGGGCTACTGTCAATTTGGAACCAAATGTTTATTTTTGCACAGTCCCTCGGAGGTGACCAGAACGAAGAGTCCCAACCAATCGCAAAATGTGGAAAAGCTCTACAAGACCGAGCCTTGTCGACATTTCTTCAAGACCGGCGTGTGTATGTTTGGTGACAAGTGTATGTTTGCTCACGGGCAATCCGAGCGGCGAGACAAGTTGCCCGTAGTTGGGGCAGCGTCGCTCAAGGActga